The Papaver somniferum cultivar HN1 chromosome 3, ASM357369v1, whole genome shotgun sequence genome includes a region encoding these proteins:
- the LOC113361274 gene encoding nodulation-signaling pathway 2 protein-like, translating into MAMAMEVDFSDFDFSGHSTTSTTTTTEDDVTCNWNDSSPVIDWDVFSGDTDGFRGLIESMMSDPDELDIDHMVRGDHHEYSSDSLYFGEPTEIIQNHDSVTTSNTSSDDSNGLRLVHLLMAAAEALTGANKSRELVKVILVRLKELVSPTNGTNMERLAAYFTEALQSLLEGAGHVHSKQHHGGTHHSISGTQNLNPTDVLAAFQLLQDMSPYVKFGHFTANQAILEAVKHDRRVHIIDYDIMEGIQWASLMQALVSRKDGPPTPHLRITALARGNTGRKSIGTVQETGRRLLAFAASIGLPFSFHQCRLDPDESFRPSNLKLVKGEALIINCMLHFPHFSCRAPNSVASFLSGAKSLNPKLVTLVEEEMGGSDEYGGGFVGRFMDSLHHYSAVFDSLEAGFPLQNRARALVEKVFLGPRIAGRLAGIYRTEQDGEECCWGDWIVGAGFSGVGISFFNHCQSKLLLGLFNDGYRVEELHNNKIVLGWKSRRLISASLWSYHQTSPLTSDSDVSC; encoded by the coding sequence atggctATGGCCATGGAAGTCGACTTCAGTGACTTTGATTTCTCCGGTCATAGTACCACCAGCACCACTACAACAACCGAAGATGATGTTACGTGTAATTGGAACGACTCTTCTCCGGTCATCGATTGGGATGTATTTTCTGGAGACACTGACGGTTTCCGAGGCTTGATTGAATCGATGATGAGTGATCCGGATGAGCTCGATATCGATCATATGgttcgtggtgatcaccacgaatATAGTTcagattcattatattttggaGAACCAACAGAAATAATCCAAAACCATGATTCGGTCACCACTAGTAATACTAGTAGTGATGATTCAAATGGTTTGAGATTAGTTCATTTATTGATGGCTGCCGCAGAAGCATTAACGGGTGCTAATAAGAGCCGTGAGTTAGTGAAAGTGATATTGGTTCGGCTCAAGGAATTGGTTTCCCCAACCAATGGAACAAACATGGAACGTTTAGCAGCATATTTTACAGAAGCTTTGCAAAGTTTGCTTGAAGGCGCAGGTCATGTGCATAGTAAACAACACCACGGCGGAACACACCATTCTATCAGCGGAACCCAAAACCTTAATCCGACGGATGTTCTTGCAGCTTTTCAGTTATTGCAAGACATGTCTCCATATGTGAAATTCGGTCATTTCACTGCAAATCAAGCAATATTAGAAGCTGTGAAGCATGACAGAAGAGTTCATATCATTGATTATGATATCATGGAAGGAATTCAATGGGCATCACTAATGCAAGCTTTAGTATCAAGAAAAGATGGCCCCCCAACACCGCATCTAAGGATCACAGCTTTGGCACGTGGAAACACCGGAAGAAAATCAATTGGGACCGTTCAAGAAACCGGTAGAAGATTGCTAGCTTTTGCAGCGTCTATTGGTTTACCATTTTCATTTCATCAATGTAGATTAGACCCTGATGAGAGTTTCAGACCTTCTAATTTGAAGTTAGTGAAAGGTGAAGCGTTGATCATCAATTGTATGCTTCATTTCCCACACTTCAGCTGCCGTGCACCGAATTCAGTTGCATCGTTTTTATCCGGCGCTAAATCACTGAATCCAAAGTTAGTTACCTTAGTTGAAGAAGAAATGGGAGGCAGTGATGAATACGGTGGTGGGTTTGTAGGCCGATTCATGGACTCACTTCATCATTACTCAGCTGTGTTTGACTCATTAGAAGCTGGATTCCCACTGCAAAATAGAGCAAGGGCATTGGTCGAGAAAGTGTTCTTAGGGCCTCGAATAGCTGGAAGACTTGCAGGAATCTATCGTACGGAACAAGACGGAGAAGAATGTTGCTGGGGTGATTGGATTGTTGGTGCAGGTTTTAGTGGTGTAGGAATAAGTTTTTTTAATCATTGccaatcaaaattattattaggTTTATTTAACGATGGTTACAGAGTGGAGGAGCTACACAATAATAAGATCGTTTTAGGGTGGAAATCACGTCGTTTGATTTCTGCTTCTTTATGGTCTTACCATCAAACTTCTCCTCTTACTAGTGATTCTGATGTTTCATGTTAA